Proteins from a genomic interval of Lolium perenne isolate Kyuss_39 chromosome 1, Kyuss_2.0, whole genome shotgun sequence:
- the LOC127334335 gene encoding uncharacterized protein → MDRPQEPPTAGDASPSAAVVDVPVGGPPNAGVVSAMISATIPSKRKRIPKQFFEAPAAAAASPAEAPPAAKKAGRMKTKAAGPRGAAPAKVRTKAISRIGLAPPPPSKATTSPPSVPSDAPPAPPPPTVDVDKVFDLESKTSYMDMLNNSTVNLDTGIDAFDGECNVEEIDDEEEDEGDEEEVVEVDPAVTGSSSTPKPRTANYSEIEDAILVRAWSKVGMDACTGVDQGGKRYWQRIEDLYHQLKPRTKSMADRSYRSLEGRWNIIIPACSRWSAAMDQVADNPPSGCVPEDYPKYAQARYKDMAGSKNKKFQFHHCFSILQHLPKWKLRDNEPKCKKEALLTMDDEAEDMSGRNAGKPEGNKKAKERVKVEGEAASFRKKLDQLMKSKEALTMKTLETKLLITEKKMEVKLAKVQARREDAKLKAELDMKMIALKEAKAMKELLAEERDIMMMRTDGMDEDQLAWWNETKAEIIARKKAARQARAQGESPASGGAGGDRLVDG, encoded by the exons ATGGATCGTCCGCAAGAGCCGCCTACTGCCGGCGATGCATCTCCTTCGGCCGCGGTGGTCGATGTCCCCGTCGGAGGTCCGCCGAACGCCGGCGTCGTGTCGGCCATGATCTCTGCCACcatcccgtcgaagaggaagaggattccGAAGCAATTCTTCGAAGCTCCTGCGGCGGCCGCAGCTTCGCCGGCCGAAGCCCCGCCGGCTGCCAAGAAGGCGGGCAGGATGAAGACCAAGGCGGCCGGGCCGAGGGGCGCCGCGCCGGCCAAGGTGCGGACAAAGGCAATCAGCCGCATCGGCCTCGCGCCTCCACCGCCCTCCAAGGCCACGACCTCTCCTCCCTCCGTTCCGTCCgatgcgccgcccgcgccgccgccacccaccgTGGACGTAGACAAGGTGTTCGATCTTGAGTCCAAAACATCCTACATGGACATGCTCAACAATTCCACGGTGAATTTGGACACCGGTATCGATGCATTCGATGGGGAGTGCAACGTCGAAGAgattgatgacgaggaggaggacgagggtgacgaggaggaggtggttgaggttgatccggctGTCACCGGTTCTTCGTCGACGCCGAAGCCACGCACGGCGAACTACAGCGAGATCGAAGACGCCATCTTGGTCCGTGCTTGGAGCAAGGTGGGGATGGATGCGTGCACCGGAGTGGACCAAGGCGGCAAGCGCTATTGGCAGCGCATTGAGGATCTGTACCACCAGCTGAAGCCTCGCACGAAGAGCATGGCGGACAGATCCTACCGCTCCCTTGAAGGCCGATGGAACATCATCATACCGGCTTGTTCTCGTTGGAGTGCTGCCATGGATCAAGTGGCCGACAACCCCCCTAGTGGATGCGTGCCGGAGGACTAT CCCAAGTATGCTCAAGCACGGTACAAGGACATGGCCGGCTCCAAGAACAAGAAATTTCAATTTCATCATTGCTTTTCCATCCTTCAACATCTTCCTAAGTGGAAGTTGAGGGACAACGAGCCAAAGTGCAAGAAGGAGGCACTGCTCACCATGGATGATGAAGCGGAGGACATGAGTGGGAGAAACGCCGGCAAGCCCGAGGGCAACAAGAAGGCTAAGGAGAGGGTCAAGGTAGAAGGCGAAGCAGCTAGCTTCCGGAAGAAGTTGGATCAACTCATGAAGTCCAAGGAGGCATTgacgatgaagacgttggagaccaAGCTCCTCATCACCGAGAAGAAGATGGAGGTGAAGCTTGCCAAGGTGCAAGCAAGGCGGGAAGATGCCAAGTTGAAGGCCGAGCTTGACATGAAGATGATCGCACTCAAAGAAGCCAAGGCCATGAAGGAGCTCTTGGCCGAGGAGAGGGATATCATGATGATGCGCACCGACGGCATGGACGAGGATCAGCTGGCGTGGTGGAACGAGACCAAGGCGGAAATCATTGCGAGGAAGAAGGCTGCGCGTCAAGCTCGTGCTCAAGGTGAGTCTCCGGCGAGTGGTGGCGCCGGTGGTGATAGACTCGTTGATGGTTGA